The following proteins come from a genomic window of Methanosarcina sp. MTP4:
- a CDS encoding restriction endonuclease subunit S: protein MDSNWPEVSIDELKASSKNAIAMGPFGSRIKVENFVEDGVPVIKGGNLTGDFIVEDKFDFLTEEKADELKASNAFRRDIVITHRGTIGQVGIIPDDSKFERYVVSQSQLKVTLDQEKVNPYFIYYFLRSPVGQHRLLMNASQVGVPAIAQASTSVKSIMVPYPEKEIQNKVVEIILGLDTKIHKNRQINQTLETMAQAMFKSWFVDFEPVKAKIAAIEAGEDAEGVIRAAMSAISGKTDEELDQLQAEQPEHYTQLKTTAELFPSAMQDSELGKVPDGWEISNFGKVSTCFDKNRIPLSKRQREQKKGLIPYYGATSVMDYVDESIFDDIYLLLGEDGSVLKDDGSPFIQYIWGKSWVNNHAHVLQGANGVSTEHLMLFMQSQNITAYVTGAVQLKLNQKNMNSIPFINAGKPINDAFYFSIAPFYAFKRNDEEEIKGLRNLSDILLPKLLSGELEVNAINEAEG, encoded by the coding sequence ATGGATTCTAATTGGCCAGAGGTTTCGATTGACGAGCTAAAAGCTTCTTCAAAGAATGCTATTGCAATGGGACCATTTGGTTCTCGTATTAAAGTGGAAAATTTCGTTGAAGATGGGGTTCCCGTAATTAAAGGGGGAAATTTAACAGGAGATTTTATCGTAGAAGATAAATTCGATTTTTTAACTGAAGAAAAGGCCGATGAATTAAAAGCATCAAATGCATTTCGTAGAGATATCGTAATAACACACCGTGGCACAATAGGTCAGGTAGGGATTATTCCTGATGATTCTAAGTTTGAGCGTTACGTTGTTTCTCAAAGCCAATTAAAAGTCACTTTGGATCAAGAAAAAGTTAACCCTTATTTTATCTATTATTTTTTACGCTCTCCGGTGGGTCAGCATCGTTTACTAATGAATGCTTCTCAAGTTGGGGTGCCTGCCATAGCACAAGCATCGACGTCAGTGAAAAGTATTATGGTTCCTTATCCTGAAAAGGAAATTCAAAATAAAGTCGTAGAAATTATCCTCGGTCTGGATACTAAAATTCACAAAAATCGCCAAATCAACCAAACCCTCGAAACCATGGCGCAAGCTATGTTCAAAAGCTGGTTTGTGGATTTTGAGCCGGTCAAAGCCAAAATCGCCGCCATTGAAGCAGGTGAAGATGCAGAGGGTGTAATCCGCGCCGCCATGAGTGCCATCTCCGGCAAGACCGATGAAGAGTTAGACCAACTGCAAGCCGAACAGCCAGAACACTACACCCAACTCAAAACCACCGCCGAACTCTTTCCCTCCGCCATGCAGGATTCGGAATTAGGAAAAGTTCCTGATGGATGGGAAATTTCAAATTTTGGAAAAGTGTCTACATGCTTTGACAAAAATCGGATACCACTTTCGAAAAGGCAGAGAGAGCAAAAAAAAGGCTTAATTCCATATTACGGTGCTACATCCGTAATGGATTATGTCGATGAATCTATATTTGATGATATTTACCTTTTACTTGGTGAAGACGGTTCAGTTCTAAAAGATGATGGTTCGCCATTTATTCAATATATTTGGGGGAAATCTTGGGTAAATAATCATGCGCATGTGTTGCAAGGGGCTAATGGTGTATCTACTGAACATCTGATGCTGTTTATGCAAAGCCAGAATATAACTGCTTATGTAACAGGCGCAGTTCAGTTGAAGTTAAACCAAAAGAACATGAACAGCATTCCGTTTATTAATGCTGGTAAACCTATTAATGATGCCTTTTACTTCTCGATAGCTCCATTCTATGCATTTAAGAGAAATGATGAGGAAGAGATTAAAGGTTTAAGAAATCTCAGTGACATCCTTCTCCCAAAACTTCTCTCCGGTGAGCTTGAAGTAAATGCTATTAATGAAGCGGAGGGTTAA
- a CDS encoding class I SAM-dependent DNA methyltransferase: MTNIEKDFLNDLDKQLWKAADKLRSNLDAANYKHIVLGLIFLKYVSDAFEERQQELIELFKKDDEDNIYYLPREDYDSDEEYKEAIEAELEIVDYYTEKNVFWVPKTARWNILKEKATLPTSSVLWQDENGEDVKLRSVAWLIDNAFDDIEKANPKLKGILNRISQYQLNDDKLIGLINGFSLTSFHNPEYKGKKLSLKSKDILGHVYEYFLGQFALAEGKQGGQYYTPKAIVTLIVEMLEPYEGRVFDPAMGSGGFFVSSDRFIEEHAGVKHYKAAEQRKQISIYGQESNPTTWKLAAMNLAIRGIDFNFGKKNADSFLDDQHPDLRADFVMANPPFNMKEWWHEKLADDVRWTVNHNGEKRILTPPASNANFAWMLHMLYHLRPTGSMGLLLANGSMSSNANNEGEIRKSLVELDLVECMVALPGQLFTNTQIPACIWFLTKDKSAKDGKRDRSGEILFIDARNLGYMKDRVLRDFKAEDIQQIASTFHNWQREWSEEDNQAGFSFSADLATIQKNDFVLTPGRYVGVEAEEDDGIPFADKMNSLTSQLKTQFEDNDKLEDQIKKNLAGLGYGF; this comes from the coding sequence ATGACCAATATTGAAAAGGATTTTTTAAATGATCTCGACAAACAGCTCTGGAAGGCCGCCGACAAATTGCGATCTAACCTGGATGCCGCCAACTACAAACACATAGTGCTTGGGCTAATTTTCCTTAAATACGTGTCCGATGCCTTCGAAGAGCGCCAGCAAGAACTTATCGAGCTGTTTAAAAAAGACGATGAAGACAACATCTATTATCTGCCCCGCGAAGATTACGACAGCGACGAAGAATACAAGGAAGCCATAGAAGCCGAGCTGGAAATTGTCGACTACTACACCGAAAAAAACGTTTTTTGGGTACCCAAAACCGCCCGCTGGAACATCCTTAAAGAAAAAGCCACCCTTCCCACCAGCAGTGTGCTCTGGCAAGACGAAAATGGTGAAGATGTCAAACTGCGCTCCGTGGCATGGTTGATTGATAACGCCTTCGACGACATAGAAAAAGCCAACCCAAAGCTCAAAGGTATTCTCAACCGCATCAGCCAATACCAGTTGAATGACGACAAACTTATTGGCCTGATCAATGGATTTAGCCTTACCAGTTTTCATAACCCGGAGTACAAAGGCAAAAAACTTAGCCTGAAGTCCAAAGACATACTCGGCCACGTTTACGAATACTTTCTGGGTCAATTTGCCCTTGCCGAAGGCAAGCAGGGTGGTCAATATTACACACCCAAAGCCATTGTTACCTTGATCGTGGAAATGCTGGAACCTTACGAAGGCCGTGTATTCGACCCAGCCATGGGCAGCGGCGGTTTTTTTGTTTCCAGTGACAGATTCATTGAAGAACACGCCGGAGTAAAACACTACAAAGCTGCCGAACAGAGAAAACAAATTTCCATATACGGCCAGGAATCCAATCCCACCACCTGGAAACTCGCTGCCATGAACCTGGCCATTCGTGGTATTGACTTTAACTTTGGCAAAAAGAACGCCGACTCCTTTTTAGACGACCAGCACCCCGACCTGCGCGCGGACTTCGTGATGGCAAACCCACCCTTTAATATGAAGGAATGGTGGCACGAAAAGCTGGCTGACGACGTGCGCTGGACCGTTAATCACAACGGCGAAAAACGCATTCTCACCCCACCGGCGAGTAACGCTAACTTCGCATGGATGTTACACATGCTGTACCACCTGAGACCCACCGGCAGCATGGGGCTGTTATTGGCCAACGGTTCTATGAGCAGTAACGCCAATAATGAAGGTGAAATCCGTAAATCTCTGGTCGAGCTAGACCTGGTAGAATGTATGGTAGCACTACCGGGACAACTCTTTACCAACACCCAAATACCTGCATGTATCTGGTTTTTAACCAAAGATAAGAGTGCAAAGGACGGTAAAAGAGACAGAAGCGGTGAAATACTGTTTATTGATGCCCGTAACCTGGGTTACATGAAAGACCGTGTACTGCGGGATTTTAAGGCTGAAGATATCCAGCAAATCGCAAGTACCTTCCATAATTGGCAAAGAGAATGGTCAGAGGAAGATAACCAGGCTGGCTTTAGTTTTTCGGCAGATTTAGCGACGATTCAAAAGAACGACTTTGTACTCACCCCCGGCCGTTATGTGGGCGTAGAAGCGGAGGAAGATGACGGCATTCCCTTTGCCGATAAAATGAACTCACTCACCAGCCAGTTGAAAACTCAGTTTGAAGATAATGACAAACTGGAGGACCAGATTAAAAAGAATTTGGCGGGGTTGGGTTATGGATTCTAA
- a CDS encoding type II glyceraldehyde-3-phosphate dehydrogenase, whose product MSKAKIAVNGYGTIGKRVTDAVQAQDDMEIIGVAKTRPNYEAAVAAQLGYDIYTLADRVESFEKAGIPAAGTLEDMIGKVDLVVDCTPGGVGESNKAVYEKAGVKAIWQGGEDHELTGFSFNAVSNYEGAFGLDFVRVVSCNTTGLCRVIYPIDREFGVKKARITLVRRAADPNDAKKGPINAIVPNPIKLPSHHGPDVKSVLPNINISTMAMKIPTTLMHLHTINMELEKDCTAEDVKEVLGAQSRVRFVGQGITSTAEIIEVARDLKRPRNDMWENCVWDESITIDDGELYFFQAIHQESDVVPENVDAIRAMMELESEGAKSIAKTNKAIGL is encoded by the coding sequence ATGTCAAAAGCTAAAATTGCAGTAAACGGATACGGGACCATCGGTAAGAGAGTAACTGATGCTGTCCAGGCACAGGACGATATGGAGATCATCGGGGTTGCCAAGACCAGGCCTAACTATGAGGCTGCGGTGGCTGCCCAGCTCGGCTATGATATTTACACCCTTGCCGACAGGGTGGAGTCTTTTGAAAAGGCCGGGATCCCGGCAGCAGGGACTCTTGAGGACATGATCGGGAAAGTCGACCTGGTCGTGGACTGCACCCCCGGAGGGGTGGGGGAAAGTAACAAGGCGGTGTACGAAAAGGCAGGCGTCAAAGCTATCTGGCAGGGTGGGGAAGACCATGAACTTACCGGTTTTTCTTTTAATGCGGTCTCCAACTATGAAGGGGCTTTCGGGCTTGACTTTGTGAGGGTTGTTTCCTGTAACACAACCGGGCTTTGCAGGGTCATATACCCGATAGACCGGGAATTCGGGGTAAAGAAGGCGAGGATCACTCTGGTGCGCAGAGCCGCTGACCCCAATGATGCAAAGAAGGGGCCGATCAACGCAATTGTCCCGAACCCCATCAAGCTGCCTTCCCACCACGGGCCTGACGTAAAGAGCGTGCTTCCGAATATCAACATCAGCACGATGGCCATGAAGATCCCGACAACTCTCATGCACCTGCACACCATAAATATGGAACTTGAAAAGGACTGCACGGCTGAGGACGTCAAAGAAGTGCTGGGAGCCCAGTCCAGGGTCCGCTTTGTCGGGCAGGGCATTACTTCCACTGCCGAGATCATTGAAGTTGCAAGGGACCTGAAACGCCCCAGGAACGATATGTGGGAAAACTGTGTCTGGGACGAGTCCATAACCATCGACGATGGGGAACTCTACTTCTTCCAGGCAATCCACCAGGAATCCGATGTTGTCCCCGAAAACGTGGACGCAATCCGGGCCATGATGGAACTGGAAAGTGAAGGTGCAAAGTCCATTGCGAAAACGAATAAGGCAATCGGACTCTGA
- a CDS encoding bifunctional fructose-bisphosphatase/inositol-phosphate phosphatase: protein MNPDFHFLKLCRESFKAASDATCDLAGTEAAGKYVCMGADGTPTTKIDIAAEDAIVEVLKADGRSMRILSEELGELVIGKSPEFALVLDPLDGTYNASTGIPFYNVSIAVATPDLSDLNFGYVKNLAIDEEYYAQAGKGAYLNGKPIRASGNSDLKKSCISVYGYRQNSEKTFNLYRNVRRVRLLGSVALELCYVASGKLDAFVDVRQALRLTDVAAGQLILTEAGGLVTDGYGEDLNLPDNVMNRVDMVASNGHVHGKLLKLISRG from the coding sequence ATGAATCCTGATTTCCATTTTTTAAAACTTTGCAGAGAATCTTTTAAAGCCGCCTCGGACGCCACCTGCGACCTTGCCGGGACCGAGGCTGCAGGCAAGTATGTCTGCATGGGAGCCGACGGGACCCCCACAACGAAGATCGACATTGCGGCCGAGGACGCTATCGTGGAGGTTCTTAAAGCCGACGGCAGGTCCATGAGAATACTCAGCGAGGAACTGGGTGAGCTGGTAATAGGGAAGTCCCCGGAATTTGCCCTTGTCCTGGACCCCCTGGACGGGACCTACAACGCCTCGACCGGGATTCCCTTCTACAACGTTTCGATAGCCGTGGCTACCCCGGACCTTTCGGATCTAAACTTCGGCTATGTAAAGAACCTGGCAATTGATGAGGAATACTATGCCCAGGCCGGGAAAGGGGCATACCTGAACGGAAAACCTATCCGGGCTTCCGGGAACTCCGACCTGAAAAAATCCTGCATCAGTGTTTACGGCTACCGGCAGAACTCGGAAAAGACGTTTAACCTCTACAGAAACGTCCGGAGGGTTAGGCTTCTGGGCAGTGTGGCGCTTGAACTCTGTTATGTGGCGTCCGGAAAGCTGGATGCCTTTGTAGACGTCCGGCAGGCCCTTCGCCTGACTGATGTGGCTGCAGGGCAGCTCATTTTGACGGAAGCCGGGGGGCTTGTTACGGACGGATACGGAGAGGATTTAAATCTTCCGGACAATGTTATGAACAGGGTGGATATGGTCGCTTCCAACGGACATGTGCATGGGAAACTTTTAAAACTGATTTCAAGGGGATAA
- a CDS encoding NAD(+)/NADH kinase, whose protein sequence is MSIKKIGVASRCDRPEVLGMVRKILDGFSQKVEILVSTATADVLGIPGVSVEDMRAEGVELLISVGGDGTVLRNIAKMKDPLPVLGINMGTLGFLVDVEPEDAIEAIEEVLYGFSYIERMRVDVYLNGEILDTATNEVAIMSAKPAKIIQFEVNVDECPLGEMRADGVVFATPTGSTAYAMSAGGPIVNPRVNAIVVVPVAPFKLSSRPWVIPSDSEFTVRLIASKEAVVAIDGQKSYRIRPEDVVKLKKSKFPARFVKVSDTCFYERVQRKLS, encoded by the coding sequence TTGTCTATCAAAAAAATAGGGGTCGCATCCCGCTGTGACAGGCCTGAAGTGCTGGGGATGGTCAGGAAAATCCTGGACGGTTTCAGCCAGAAAGTGGAAATACTCGTCTCCACTGCCACTGCGGACGTCCTGGGCATCCCAGGGGTCTCGGTTGAAGATATGAGGGCCGAGGGAGTGGAACTGCTCATAAGCGTAGGGGGAGACGGGACCGTTCTCCGGAACATTGCCAAAATGAAAGACCCTTTGCCCGTCCTTGGTATCAATATGGGCACTCTCGGCTTTCTGGTGGATGTGGAACCCGAGGACGCGATTGAAGCTATAGAAGAAGTACTTTACGGTTTTTCCTATATCGAAAGAATGCGGGTTGACGTCTACCTGAACGGAGAAATTCTCGATACCGCCACCAACGAAGTCGCAATCATGTCCGCAAAGCCCGCAAAGATCATCCAGTTCGAAGTAAACGTGGATGAATGCCCCCTGGGAGAAATGCGTGCGGACGGCGTGGTTTTTGCAACCCCCACCGGTTCCACCGCCTATGCCATGAGCGCCGGCGGCCCGATCGTAAACCCCAGGGTAAATGCCATCGTTGTCGTACCTGTGGCTCCTTTTAAACTTTCCTCAAGGCCCTGGGTCATCCCTTCGGACAGTGAGTTCACCGTGCGCCTTATAGCCTCAAAGGAAGCTGTCGTCGCTATCGACGGGCAGAAGTCCTACAGGATCCGGCCGGAGGATGTGGTGAAACTGAAAAAGTCGAAGTTTCCGGCACGTTTTGTGAAGGTCTCAGATACCTGCTTTTATGAGCGGGTACAGCGGAAACTGTCCTGA
- a CDS encoding homocitrate synthase family protein, which produces MSESEQYSRNTLMDFIDHRPLDIEICDVTLRDGEQTPGVVFDREQKLAMASELDSMGIEVIEAGFPVVSANEKEIVREIANQGYDSRICCLSRSVKGDVDAALECDVDIVSIFIAMSDMHLQHKYHRSLEEMLGCAKETIEYATDHGLKVRFAAEDATRTPVDRLKQAFLEVERDYKVAYVSLADTIGILNPSSTSYLVSEIFKTVKTPICIHCHDDLGMATANTLAAAEAGAKQLHTTVNGIGERAGNASLEEVMVALRVQYGIDRYDTTKLTKLSKLVAEYSGIAPAINKSVVGENAFTHESGIHVAAILEEPRTYELFLPEMVGGKRNLIVGKHTGTKALKGIINSIGFCLERDELCALIDKVKICTEEKHKSIPRDYLEKMINEVKQEKVHTIKEEGKVSI; this is translated from the coding sequence ATGTCAGAGAGCGAGCAGTACTCCAGAAACACGCTGATGGACTTCATCGATCACCGCCCCCTTGATATAGAAATCTGTGATGTTACCCTCCGCGATGGAGAGCAGACCCCGGGAGTCGTATTTGACCGGGAGCAGAAGCTGGCGATGGCCAGTGAGCTGGATTCGATGGGAATCGAGGTTATTGAAGCAGGTTTTCCCGTAGTTTCAGCCAACGAAAAGGAGATTGTCAGGGAAATTGCAAACCAGGGGTACGATTCAAGAATCTGCTGCCTCTCCAGGTCCGTAAAAGGGGATGTTGACGCTGCTCTGGAATGTGACGTTGACATTGTTAGCATTTTTATCGCCATGTCCGATATGCATCTCCAGCACAAGTACCACCGGAGTCTTGAGGAGATGCTGGGCTGTGCTAAAGAAACTATCGAATATGCAACCGATCATGGGCTGAAAGTGCGTTTTGCAGCCGAAGATGCTACTCGGACCCCCGTGGACCGGCTCAAACAGGCTTTCCTGGAAGTTGAGAGGGACTACAAGGTGGCTTACGTAAGCCTTGCCGATACCATAGGCATCCTGAACCCTTCCAGTACCAGCTACCTGGTAAGTGAGATTTTCAAGACGGTCAAAACCCCAATCTGCATCCACTGTCATGACGACCTGGGCATGGCCACCGCAAACACCCTTGCCGCCGCCGAAGCCGGGGCAAAACAGCTCCACACAACCGTTAACGGAATCGGGGAACGGGCGGGCAATGCCTCTCTTGAAGAAGTGATGGTAGCCCTCAGGGTGCAGTACGGCATCGACCGCTATGACACTACCAAACTGACTAAACTTTCCAAACTGGTCGCGGAATACTCCGGCATCGCTCCCGCCATAAACAAGTCTGTGGTCGGGGAAAACGCCTTTACCCACGAGTCCGGGATCCACGTTGCTGCAATCCTGGAAGAGCCCAGGACCTACGAACTCTTCCTCCCCGAAATGGTGGGCGGAAAGCGCAACCTGATCGTCGGCAAGCACACCGGCACAAAAGCCCTCAAAGGCATAATTAACAGCATCGGTTTCTGCCTTGAGCGGGATGAACTCTGTGCCCTGATCGATAAGGTCAAGATCTGTACCGAAGAAAAGCACAAGAGTATCCCGAGAGATTACCTTGAAAAGATGATAAATGAAGTAAAGCAGGAAAAAGTCCACACGATTAAGGAAGAAGGGAAGGTTTCGATCTGA
- a CDS encoding DUF2795 domain-containing protein, with translation METEGKGGFITELPMEAQKILKNTDFPVKRNGIIEQARKSGAIPDILRGLGMLPDKEYNNSEDVAEELHKIYIGVPS, from the coding sequence ATGGAAACTGAGGGTAAAGGCGGATTTATTACAGAACTTCCTATGGAAGCTCAGAAGATATTAAAAAATACAGATTTTCCTGTAAAAAGAAACGGCATTATTGAGCAGGCAAGGAAGAGTGGAGCAATCCCGGACATACTAAGGGGACTTGGCATGCTTCCGGACAAGGAATACAATAACTCTGAGGATGTCGCCGAGGAACTTCATAAAATTTACATCGGGGTTCCCTCCTAA
- a CDS encoding DUF3160 domain-containing protein — protein sequence MNRRIKTIVICIIFSVSIFVGGCLEENGDRNGNTTTGHLKTEAVSFSGSGAGDFPLTKNYHLEALDIELKVPPYELPLEKAEISNYENFSGKIQLDAQALEKLKTNGFVVIENPYNSGGEDITGMYSSLEKEGVPIFITTDSLLHLYHIQFDEALRRIEEQEFYGLLWEIDRDLLNASVAEYNNASSSKEVKEAARRNAAYFSVALSLLQPKPEQVRQADELFSFEYDESLFPAGAEERYQFEVPGFVKEEVASELALIEGHAGFAASPIFLYQEDYSQYVPRGHYTRSEMLRNYFRTFMWHGRMSMLLKGELIRAEDPEKEARIQTMQASLIASEFESDPELFGKWDRIYTVTAFYVGFSDDLGPYEYVEALDTVFAGDFEPGKLNEVSVAEMKAKLAEFQGPEIYGGTGNCTIPPPYSPEQANECLNDTRGFRFMGQRLIPDSYMFSSLVGAYTGEYRKDTGQPPFTLVISEAGRPIRGFPRGLDVMALLGSERAIYWLDELDDSDYEDYSARYAELNAEFSSFNESDWNRNLYWAWLYSLRPLLKNHGEGYPTFMQTEGWQDKELATSLASWTELRHDTILYAKQSYIMRSTAAPPRPEEKKPVVGYVEPVPEFYARLLALTRMTNQGLDEMGVLDSASRHRLTNLESVLERLLKISEKELENEELTESDYEFIKTFGDQLEGVIAEVDEKARKTTIVADVHTEGNSGMVLEEGVGYVDMTVVAYKLPDGRILVGAGPVMSHYEFKQPMDDRLTDEKWREMLEENPPERPEWTSTYIS from the coding sequence ATGAATCGCAGAATTAAAACAATCGTTATTTGCATAATATTTTCAGTCTCCATTTTTGTAGGTGGCTGCCTGGAAGAGAATGGAGATAGGAATGGAAATACCACCACAGGGCACCTGAAGACCGAAGCAGTAAGCTTTTCCGGCTCAGGGGCAGGGGATTTTCCACTCACAAAAAACTACCACCTGGAAGCCCTTGATATAGAATTAAAAGTGCCTCCCTATGAACTGCCCCTGGAAAAAGCTGAGATCTCCAACTATGAAAACTTTTCAGGTAAAATCCAGCTGGACGCACAGGCACTTGAAAAGCTGAAAACTAACGGTTTTGTGGTAATCGAAAACCCCTACAACTCCGGGGGAGAGGATATAACAGGGATGTATTCCAGCCTTGAGAAAGAGGGAGTCCCGATCTTTATCACCACCGACTCCCTGCTACACCTCTACCACATCCAGTTTGACGAGGCCCTGCGCAGGATCGAGGAACAGGAATTTTACGGTCTGCTCTGGGAAATCGACAGGGATCTCCTGAATGCTTCCGTGGCAGAGTACAATAACGCAAGCTCATCGAAAGAGGTAAAGGAAGCCGCGAGAAGAAATGCGGCCTATTTTTCCGTGGCTTTGAGCCTTCTCCAGCCGAAGCCTGAACAGGTCCGACAGGCCGATGAACTCTTTTCTTTCGAGTACGATGAGTCCCTTTTCCCTGCCGGGGCAGAAGAACGGTATCAGTTTGAGGTCCCCGGGTTTGTAAAAGAAGAAGTTGCTTCCGAACTGGCCCTTATCGAAGGGCACGCTGGCTTTGCAGCCTCCCCGATTTTCCTGTACCAGGAGGACTATTCCCAGTACGTGCCCAGAGGCCATTATACCCGTTCGGAGATGCTGAGAAATTATTTCAGGACCTTCATGTGGCACGGTCGGATGAGCATGCTGCTTAAGGGCGAGCTTATCCGGGCCGAAGACCCCGAAAAGGAAGCCAGGATCCAGACCATGCAGGCAAGCCTGATAGCCTCGGAGTTTGAATCAGACCCGGAACTCTTTGGAAAATGGGACCGCATCTACACGGTTACGGCGTTCTATGTGGGCTTTTCCGATGACCTCGGGCCCTATGAGTACGTTGAAGCCCTTGATACCGTATTTGCCGGGGACTTCGAGCCCGGAAAGCTAAATGAAGTTAGTGTTGCGGAAATGAAAGCAAAGCTTGCCGAATTCCAGGGCCCTGAAATCTACGGAGGCACAGGAAACTGCACCATACCTCCCCCTTATTCCCCGGAACAGGCCAACGAGTGCCTGAACGATACCCGGGGTTTCCGCTTCATGGGCCAGCGCCTTATCCCGGACTCCTACATGTTCTCAAGCCTTGTTGGGGCATATACCGGAGAATACCGGAAAGATACAGGACAGCCGCCTTTCACCCTTGTAATCTCGGAAGCAGGCCGGCCTATCAGGGGTTTTCCCCGCGGGCTTGATGTCATGGCCCTGCTCGGCTCGGAGAGAGCTATTTACTGGCTGGACGAACTGGACGATTCGGACTACGAAGACTACAGCGCCAGGTATGCTGAGCTAAATGCCGAATTTTCCTCCTTCAACGAAAGCGACTGGAACCGAAACCTTTACTGGGCCTGGCTCTACTCCCTCCGGCCCCTCCTGAAAAACCACGGGGAGGGCTACCCGACCTTCATGCAGACCGAAGGCTGGCAGGATAAGGAGCTTGCAACCTCTCTTGCCTCCTGGACCGAACTCCGCCACGACACAATCCTCTATGCCAAACAGAGCTACATAATGCGCTCTACAGCAGCACCCCCGCGCCCCGAAGAAAAAAAACCTGTCGTGGGCTACGTAGAACCCGTGCCTGAGTTTTACGCCCGGTTGCTGGCTTTGACGAGGATGACGAACCAGGGACTGGACGAAATGGGTGTCCTCGATTCCGCCTCAAGACACAGGCTCACAAACCTTGAATCCGTCCTGGAAAGGCTGCTAAAAATCTCGGAAAAGGAACTTGAAAACGAAGAGCTCACCGAGAGCGACTACGAGTTCATAAAGACCTTCGGAGACCAGCTCGAAGGCGTCATAGCAGAAGTAGATGAAAAAGCCCGGAAAACCACCATAGTGGCTGACGTCCACACCGAAGGGAACAGCGGCATGGTGCTCGAAGAAGGCGTAGGCTACGTGGACATGACGGTGGTCGCATACAAACTCCCCGACGGCCGCATCCTTGTTGGCGCGGGCCCCGTAATGAGCCACTACGAGTTCAAGCAGCCCATGGACGACCGCCTGACCGATGAAAAATGGAGAGAAATGCTGGAGGAAAACCCGCCTGAGAGGCCGGAGTGGACCTCCACATACATTTCTTAA